The Lagenorhynchus albirostris chromosome 6, mLagAlb1.1, whole genome shotgun sequence genome includes a window with the following:
- the MARS2 gene encoding methionine--tRNA ligase, mitochondrial, which produces MLRISAFRLLGRTGASRLSLLEDFSLRHYSSDPLGVRDDTRDARAYFTTPIFYVNAAPHIGHLYSALLADALCRHHRLRVPSAAATRFSTGTDEHGLKIQQAAAAAGLAPSELCDRVSAQFQQLFREADISSTDFIRTTEARHRMAVQHFWGVLKARGLLYKGLYEGWYCASDECFLPEAKVTRQPGPSGDLCPVSLESGHPVSWTKEENYIFRLSQFREPLQRWLRGDPQAITPEPFHHAVLQWLEEELPDLSVSRRSSHLHWGIPVPGDDSQTIYVWLDALVNYLTVIGYPNAEFKSWWPTTSHIIGKDILKFHAIYWPALLLGAGMSPPHRIYVHSHWTVCGQKMSKSLGNVVDPRTCLDRYTVDGFRYFLLRQGVPNWDCDYYGEKVVKLLDSELAFALGGLLNRCTANRINPSGTYPAFCTTCFPSEPGLVGPSGRAQAEDYALVSAVATLPKQVADHYDNFQIYKALEAVSSCVRQTNGFLQRHAPWKLNWESPVDAPWLGTVLHVALECLRVFGTLLQPVTPSLADKLLSRLGVSATERGLGELHFLPRFYGHPCPFEGRRLGPETGVLFPRLDQSRAWLVKTHKT; this is translated from the coding sequence ATGCTGCGGATTTCTGCCTTTCGGCTGCTAGGACGCACGGGGGCGAGTAGGCTCTCGCTCCTGGAGGACTTTAGCTTACGCCACTACAGTTCGGACCCTCTCGGTGTCCGGGACGATACCCGCGACGCGCGCGCCTATTTCACCACACCCATCTTCTACGTAAACGCGGCGCCGCACATCGGGCACCTGTACTCGGCGCTGCTGGCTGACGCCCTGTGCCGACACCATCGCCTCCGAGTTCCCAGCGCCGCCGCCACGCGATTCTCCACTGGTACCGATGAGCACGGCCTCAAGATTCAGCAGGCAGCAGCCGCTGCGGGCCTGGCTCCATCCGAGCTGTGCGACAGAGTCTCTGCCCAGTTCCAACAGCTTTTCCGGGAGGCTGACATCTCCTCCACCGACTTCATCCGCACCACTGAGGCCCGGCATCGGATGGCTGTGCAGCATTTCTGGGGGGTGCTGAAGGCTCGGGGTCTTCTCTACAAGGGGCTCTATGAAGGTTGGTATTGCGCCTCCGACGAGTGCTTCCTGCCTGAAGCCAAGGTCACCAGGCAGCCCGGCCCGTCGGGGGATTTGTGTCCTGTATCTCTGGAGAGCGGGCATCCCGTCTCCTGGaccaaggaagaaaactacatttTCAGGCTTTCCCAGTTCCGGGAGCCGCTCCAGCGGTGGCTGCGGGGCGACCCTCAGGCCATCACCCCGGAGCCATTCCATCACGCAGTCCTTCAGTGGCTGGAAGAGGAGCTGCCTGACCTATCCGTCTCTCGAAGGAGTAGCCACTTGCACTGGGGCATTCCGGTGCCAGGGGACGATTCGCAGACCATCTACGTATGGCTGGATGCCTTGGTCAACTACCTTACTGTAATTGGCTACCCAAACGCTGAGTTCAAATCTTGGTGGCCCACCACCTCTCATATCATAGGCAAGGACATTCTCAAATTCCATGCTATCTATTGGCCTGCCCTCCTCTTAGGGGCCGGCATGAGCCCACCACACCGCATCTATGTTCACTCCCACTGGACTGTCTGTGGTCAAAAGATGTCTAAGAGCTTGGGCAACGTGGTGGATCCCAGGACATGCCTTGACCGCTATACTGTGGATGGCTTCCGCTACTTTCTCCTTCGTCAGGGCGTCCCCAACTGGGACTGTGATTACTATGGTGAAAAGGTGGTTAAGTTGTTGGATTCCGAGCTGGCATTTGCTTTGGGAGGTCTCTTGAACCGATGCACTGCCAACAGAATAAATCCTTCTGGGACCTATCCGGCTTTTTGCACTACCTGTTTTCCCAGTGAGCCAGGGTTGGTGGGGCCATCAGGTCGTGCTCAGGCAGAGGACTATGCTCTGGTGAGCGCAGTGGCCACTTTGCCCAAGCAGGTGGCAGACCACTATGATAACTTTCAGATCTATAAGGCCCTGGAGGCAGTATCCAGCTGTGTCCGGCAAACTAACGGCTTTCTCCAAAGGCATGCACCATGGAAGTTGAACTGGGAGAGCCCAGTGGATGCTCCCTGGCTGGGTACTGTGCTTCATGTGGCCTTGGAATGTTTGCGAGTCTTTGGAACTTTGCTCCAGCCTGTCACCCCAAGCCTAGCTGACAAGCTGCTGTCTAGGTTGGGGGTCTCTGCCACAGAGAGGGGCCTTGGAGAGCTCCATTTCTTGCCTCGATTCTATGGACATCCATGCCCTTTtgaagggaggaggctgggacCTGAAACTGGGGTCTTGTTTCCAAGACTGGACCAGTCCAGGGCCTGGCTGGTAAAAACCCATAAGACCTAG